The Euphorbia lathyris chromosome 8, ddEupLath1.1, whole genome shotgun sequence genome has a window encoding:
- the LOC136202303 gene encoding protein TRIGALACTOSYLDIACYLGLYCEROL 1, chloroplastic-like: MQAVTHHLHPILNISIRKTTGKPNGSINKKTLNLSQFSFAGEAHSHVPVLLERQTKLFVVPNANDGHQAISFVDEETNTNHAPSVKADTLFSKWSPPGHLWRGLSVFIMAGQVTIRILKGKIHWRNTLQQLERVGPKSVGVCLLTAAFVGMAFTIQFVREFTKLGLQRSVGGVLALAFSRELSPVVTAIVVAGRIGSAFAAELGTMQVSEQTDTLRVLGTSPVDYLVTPRVIASCLALPLLTLMCFTVGMASSALLSDGVFGISINIILDSAQRVLRPWDIISAMIKSQVFGAIISIVSCAWGVTTSGGAKGVGESTTSAVVISLVGIFIADFALSYFFFQGVGDSLKNAM, encoded by the exons tcatcatcttcatccaattctGAACATTTCCATCAG AAAAACAACTGGCAAGCCAAATGGGAGCATTAACAAGAAAACCTTGAATTTGAGTCAGTTTAGCTTTGCTGGTGAAGCTCACAGTCATGTACCTGTGTTACTTGAGCGACAAACCAAATTGTTTGTGGTTCCTAATGCAAATGATGGGCACCAAGCTATCTCCTTTGTAGATGAAGAAACAAATACCAACCATGCACCTAGTGTGAAAGCAGATACACTCTTCAGCAAATGGTCGCCTCCTGGGCACCTTTGGAGGGGATTGTCGGTTTTTATCATGGCAGGGCAGGTAACTATCAGGATTTTAAAGGGAAAAATCCATTGGAGAAACACTCTTCAACAACTAGAAAGAGTTGGGCCAAAGTCAGTCGGGGTTTGTCTCTTGACTGCTGCATTTGTCGGCATGGCATTTACCATTCAATTCGTGAGGGAGTTCACCAAACTTGGATTGCAACGATCTGTCGGTGGTGTATTAGCACTAGCCTTTTCAAGGGAATTGAGTCCTGTGGTCACTGCCATTGTGGTTGCAGGGAGGATCGGGAGTGCATTTGCAGCTGAGTTGGGAACAATGCAGGTTTCTGAGCAAACGGATACATTGAGAGTTCTTGGCACAAGTCCAGTTGATTATTTGGTGACTCCTAGAGTCATTGCTTCCTGCCTTGCTCTGCCATTGTTGACATTGATGTGCTTCACCGTTGGCATGGCATCCAGTGCTTTACTATCAGATGGTGTGTTCGGAATTAGCATAAACATCATATTGGATTCAGCCCAGAGAGTACTTAGACCATGGGATATAATTAGCGCAATGATCAAATCTCAGGTTTTTGGTGCTATAATATCTATTGTAAGTTGTGCTTGGGGAGTTACTACTTCAGGAGGCGCGAAAGGTGTTGGGGAATCAACAACTTCGGCTGTTGTTATATCTCTTGTCGGTATCTTTATAGCTGATTTTGCACTCTCATACTTCTTCTTCCAGGGAGTGGGAGATTCTCTGAAGAATGCTATGTGA